The Parus major isolate Abel chromosome Z, Parus_major1.1, whole genome shotgun sequence genome has a window encoding:
- the CRHBP gene encoding corticotropin-releasing factor-binding protein: MPSAFQFQCHLVLIFLAASKGETRYLEVRDAGEDDPFLLLSEDLKRELSAGQIYRRSLRCIDMLSIEGQFTFTTDQPQLHCATFFIGEPEELITIHYDYVNIDCQGGDFLKVFDGWILKGEKFPSSLDHPLTTSQRYVDFCESGNIQRSIRSSQNVAMIFFRIQQPGNGFTVTVKKNSNLFPCNVISQTPSGRFTMVIPHQHRNCSFSIIYPVVIKISDLILGHLNGLFLKKPSAGCAGVGDFVELLGGAGLDPSKMFPLADLCHSFHGSAQMKIGCDNTVLRMVSSGKHVNRVTFEYHQLDLQETETRKENSIEEFCFPSI; the protein is encoded by the exons ATGCCGTCTGCTTTCCAGTTTCAATGCCACCTCGTTCTCATCTTCCTGGCAGCTTCCAAGGGAGAAACCAGATACCTAGAG GTGAGGGATGCAGGTGAAGATGACCCCTTCCTACTACTCAGTGAAGATCTGAAGCGAGAGCTGTCTGCAGGACAGATCTACCGGCGGTCACTCC GGTGCATTGACATGCTGAGTATAGAGGGGCAGTTCACCTTCACCACAGACCAACCACAGCTGCACTGCGCAACCTTCTTCATCGGGGAGCCTGAGGAGCTCATCACGATACACTACGACTACGTAAACATCGACTGCCAAGGCGGGGACTTCCTGAAG GTGTTTGATGGATGGATACTCAAGGGAGAGAAATTTCCCAGTTCCTTGGACCATCCACTCACCACTTCTCAAAGATATGTAGACTTCTGTGAAAGTGGGAATATTCAGAGGAGCATCAGATCATCACAAAACGTGGCAATGATCTTCTTCAGGATTCAGCAACCAGGCAATGGATTTACTGTCACAGTCAAGAAAAACAGCAATCTCTTCC CTTGCAATGTCATCTCTCAGACCCCCTCAGGAAGGTTTACCATGGTCATTCCTCACCAGCacagaaactgcagcttctccatAATCTACCCAGTGGTGATAAAAATATCTGATCTTATCCTGGGCCATTTAAATGGTCTCTTTTTAAAG AAACCGTCCGCAGGCTGTGCAGGAGTGGGAGATTTTGTAGAACTTCTTGGAGGAGCTGGCTTAGACCCATCCAAGATGTTTCCCCTAGCTGACCTCTGTCATTCCTTTCATGGATCTG CCCAAATGAAGATTGGCTGTGACAACACTGTGCTGCGAATGGTCTCCAGCGGCAAACACGTCAACCGTGTGACATTTGAGTATCATCAGCTGGATCTGcaggaaacagaaacaagaaaggAGAACAGCATTGAGGAATTCTGCTTTCCTAGTATCTGA
- the S100Z gene encoding protein S100-Z: protein MTSPLEDAMDTLIRIFHHYSGKEGDRYKLSKGELKELLTSELTDFLSGHKDPLLIDKIMSDLDSNKDNEVDFNEFVILVAALTVACNDFFEEQLKKERF, encoded by the exons ATGACCAGTCCACTGGAAGATGCAATGGACACCTTGATCAGGATTTTCCATCACTACTCCGGTAAAGAAGGAGACAGATACAAGCTCAGCAAAGGAGAACTCAAGGAGCTTCTTACCAGTGAGCTCACTGACTTCCTTTCA gGCCACAAGGACCCCCTCCTGATTGATAAAATTATGAGTGACCTGGACTCCAATAAGGACAACGAAGTGGATTTTAATGAATTTGTCATTCTGGTTGCTGCTTTGACTGTGGCATGTAATGATTTCTTTGAAGAACAGCTAAAGaaagagagattttaa